In Temnothorax longispinosus isolate EJ_2023e chromosome 2, Tlon_JGU_v1, whole genome shotgun sequence, one DNA window encodes the following:
- the LOC139809213 gene encoding uncharacterized protein isoform X2, with product MVRGTRCSYPRSRRPTGSYIEDKPMLITMSEFKFSAKNKIYKDGAVELLQNFDVSEGTPKSSDDSLSGQQLVDCDICGERFTSKKPLRVHINTHLRKLRIVLKRVANPKVVKVKKDTYWLDPEKTGSLKLTLKKQSVADSLKLTLKKSSESEDFTVVNNNFYPVIKYYQERDVAGAKENDPRGDKAAENSINEPFENVMVDQQDDYDSAKLDTDPHNPLEENERPSADINESDSDVGSDMANPSEKDDQNVDDAQSTDNFDNSEKRLSETEDHEETDALEATCRETIENLKKLGEQSSSRSASQLVDSSSVEEEDDRSHEASMIHNLEQNPSISINPKSFTFSNHATERDNEDKNRESTDASQTQGFNWNQLSADLSNKSNEDFNKEDSEHQGDNDANMDNAGSILQSFLIEHQRRNPNEVSLSNNMSSGETAEYVPLEKLAETVNTCRVCNEKFKDIAHLDEHRSKAGHYQCNIPECANLIFHSTMEVSIHRAQVHGTPLSPSVSQLSPHHLPSNTNTSHLGQTTHSPHAISVTPVEVSSTNGSHHLSRTSPLTSPHQTNSPTYNAAVAAAAAGGSTGQQMQIPPVNFEQLPPPVQQLAQQVQRMPLPQTQMPPSLPPGANTMIPAPNYFVQPPGRPPLYRVPGPQGIQGIHYPPHMAHLYQYGPNPYSQIAPPQMHPQMPQPVPRGQRYPSASVVQNSRAPRLPQATGPVPRQRMKRPLQQTMQQQNNASVKQRRMDVLLPDRNEDADCHVIAQQKRNDGLPVIQNVQGATTQQTSRNDSTIHLTDSITLSVRQPAQIQNTSNQGGKKSDAKAVANVLAARGITVTPAANKNKTSEQNKQQIPPQQQQRPPPSQQPLNVTALNLNSAISIIPTSSQRKQQEQGQFAVPQNKQNKSPINDQVERPPRPPTVDLTQDTPPQIPVVRRGRPPRALLTCQVCDKNFQNSDMLTQHMATHRTTSKLLHRCNLCPAQYPTVQALTTHKQAYHKEVDTVAQNGGTELALPVVDLKSPHVLNRLANLGIQSYIPLSQLSAQTGGYFGLPIITIDGARNTSTCNLGALGATSILSLGPLKHISNG from the exons ATGGTACGCGGTACGCGATGTTCGTATCCCCGATCACGGCGCCCGACGGGATCGTACATCGAGGATAAGCCGATGTTGATAACAATGTCC gaatttaaattttctgcaaaaaatAAGATCTATAAGGACGGCGCTGTGGAGCTGTTGCAAAATTTCG ACGTGAGTGAGGGCACTCCCAAATCGTCGGACGACAGCCTGAGTGGTCAGCAACTGGTGGATTGCGACATTTGCGGCGAGCGTTTCACCTCGAAGAAGCCGCTGCGCGTCCACATTAACACCCACCTGAGAAAACTGCGTATTGTCCTCAAGAGAGTGGCAAACCCGAAAGTGGTAAAGGTGAAGAAGGACACGTACTGGTTGGATCCCGAGAAGACTGGCTCGTTGAAGCTGACCCTGAAGAAGCAAAGCGTAGCCGATTCCTTGAAGCTCACCCTGAAGAAATCCTCGGAATCGGAAGATTTCACCGTAGTGAACAACAATTTTTACCCGGTCATTAAGTACTATCAGGAGAGAGACGTGGCAGGTGCTAAGGAAAATGATCCGAGAGGCGACAAGGCAGCGGAGAACTCGATCAACGAACCTTTTGAGAACGTGATGGTGGATCAACAA GATGATTACGACAGCGCCAAGTTGGACACCGACCCTCACAATCCTCTGGAAGAGAATGAAAGACCGTCCGCAGATATCAACGAGAGTGACTCTGATGTAGGGAGTGATATGGCAAATCCGTCTGAGAAGGACGATCAGAATGTCGATGATGCACAAAGTACCGATAACTTTGACAATTCCGAGAAAAGGCTTTCGGAAACCGAAGATCACGAGGAAACGGATGCTTTGGAAGCGACCTGCAGGGAAACTAttgaaaacttgaaaaaacTCGGCGAACAGTCAAG cTCCAGGTCAGCTAGTCAACTGGTCGACAGTTCATCGgtggaagaagaagatgaCAGAAGCCACGAAGCCAGCATGATACATAATCTCGAGCAGAATCCTTCCATCAGCATTAATCCGAAGTCTTTCACATTTTCCAATCATGCAACCGAACGCGACAATGAAGATAAGAACAGGGAGTCAACTGACGCATCACAGACACAAGGTTTTAACTGGAATCAACTGTCTGCCGATTTATCAAACAAAAGCAATGAAGATTTCAACAAGGAAGATAGCGAACACCAGGGAGATAACGATGCGAACATGGACAACGCTGGATCAATTTTGCAGAGTTTTCTCATCGAACATCAGAGGCGTAATCCGAACGAGGTGTCGTTGTCGAATAATATGTCGTCCGGCGAAACGGCAGAATATGTGCCCCTTGAGAAATTGGCGGAGACCGTCAATACGTGTCGTGTCTGTAATGAGAAATTCAAGGACATCGCGCATCTGGATGAGCATCGTAGCAAAGCCGGTCACTATCAGTGCAATATACCAGAATGCGCCAATCTCATCTTTCATTCAACGATGGAAGTGTCGATACATCGGGCACAAGTACACGGTACCCCACTCTCCCCGAGCGTGAGCCAATTGTCGCCTCATCATTTGCCGTCGAACACAAATACATCACATTTGGGCCAAACCACACATTCGCCTCATGCCATTTCCGTTACACCGGTGGAGGTATCATCGACAAATGGTTCACATCACCTCAGTAGGACTTCACCCTTAACGTCGCCGCATCAGACGAATTCACCGACATATAATGCGGCGGTAGCAGCAGCGGCAGCGGGCGGTTCTACTGGCCAGCAAATGCAAATACCGCCGGTAAACTTTGAACAACTACCACCACCCGTACAACAACTGGCCCAGCAAGTGCAGCGTATGCCTCTTCCACAGACGCAAATGCCCCCTAGTCTTCCTCCAGGAGCCAACACCATGATACCTGCACCAAATTATTTCGTACAACCGCCAGGACGACCACCGTTGTACAGAGTACCTGGTCCACAAGGTATACAAGGTATACACTATCCACCGCACATGGCGCACTTGTATCAATATGGACCGAATCCATATTCTCAAATAGCGCCTCCACAAATGCATCCCCAAATGCCTCAGCCAGTTCCACGGGGGCAACGATATCCGTCGGCATCTGTTGTTCAAAACAGCAG GGCGCCACGATTACCACAAGCTACCGGTCCAGTTCCTCGCCAGCGTATGAAAAGGCCCCTGCAACAGACTATGCAGCAACAAAATAACGCTTCTGTCAAACAAAGGCGTATGGATGTTCTATTGCCTGATAGAAACGAAGATGCAGACTGCCATGTCATAGCTCAACAGAAGAGAAATGACGGATTGCCTGTTATTCAAAATGTTCAGGGAGCCACCACGCAGCAAACCAGTAGAAACGATTCTACGATACATCTCACAGATTCAATCACTTTAAGTGTTCGGCAACCTG CTCAAATCCAGAACACGTCAAACCAGGGGGGGAAGAAATCCGACGCCAAGGCAGTTGCAAATGTCCTCGCGGCTCGAGGTATAACCGTTACTCCagctgcaaataaaaataagacaagTGAACAAAACAAACAGCAAATACCCCCCCAGCAGCAGCAGAGGCCACCACCTTCACAGCAGCCTTTAAATGTTACAGCGCTCAATCTGAATTCTGCTATTTCTATCATACCAACTAGTTCACAAAGAAAGCAACAAGAACAAGGGCAGTTTGCTGTTCCGCAAAACAAGCAAAACAAATCGCCAATCAATGACCAAGTTGAGCGACCGCCGAGACCGCCAACCGTGGATCTTACGCAGGATACTCCACCACAGATACCAGTGGTTAGACGAGGTCGGCCACCCAG AGCATTATTAACATGTCAAGTATGCGataaaaactttcaaaattcAGATATGTTGACGCAACATATGGCGACTCATCGAACGACCAGCAAACTGCTTCACAG GTGCAACCTCTGTCCAGCTCAATATCCCACAGTTCAGGCGTTGACAACGCACAAGCAGGCTTACCACAAAGAAGTTGATACCGTGGCACAAAACGGAGGCACGGAATTGGCTTTGCCGGTCGTGGATTTAAAGTCGCCGCATGTCCTAAATCGCTTGGCAAATTTGGGTATTCAAAGCTACATACCGTTGTCGCAGCTAAGTGCTCAAACTGGTGGTTACTTCGGCTTACCGATCATCACGATCGACGGCGCGAGAAATACGAGCACCTGCAATCTGGGTGCGCTTGGTGCTACCTCCATATTAAGTCTTGGTCCTCTTAAGCATATATCAAACGGGTAA
- the LOC139809213 gene encoding uncharacterized protein isoform X5: protein MVRGTRCSYPRSRRPTGSYIEDKPMLITMSEFKFSAKNKIYKDGAVELLQNFDVSEGTPKSSDDSLSGQQLVDCDICGERFTSKKPLRVHINTHLRKLRIVLKRVANPKVVKVKKDTYWLDPEKTGSLKLTLKKQSVADSLKLTLKKSSESEDFTVVNNNFYPVIKYYQERDVAGAKENDPRGDKAAENSINEPFENVMVDQQDDYDSAKLDTDPHNPLEENERPSADINESDSDVGSDMANPSEKDDQNVDDAQSTDNFDNSEKRLSETEDHEETDALEATCRETIENLKKLGEQSSSRSASQLVDSSSVEEEDDRSHEASMIHNLEQNPSISINPKSFTFSNHATERDNEDKNRESTDASQTQGFNWNQLSADLSNKSNEDFNKEDSEHQGDNDANMDNAGSILQSFLIEHQRRNPNEVSLSNNMSSGETAEYVPLEKLAETVNTCRVCNEKFKDIAHLDEHRSKAGHYQCNIPECANLIFHSTMEVSIHRAQVHGTPLSPSVSQLSPHHLPSNTNTSHLGQTTHSPHAISVTPVEVSSTNGSHHLSRTSPLTSPHQTNSPTYNAAVAAAAAGGSTGQQMQIPPVNFEQLPPPVQQLAQQVQRMPLPQTQMPPSLPPGANTMIPAPNYFVQPPGRPPLYRVPGPQGIQGIHYPPHMAHLYQYGPNPYSQIAPPQMHPQMPQPVPRGQRYPSASVVQNSRAPRLPQATGPVPRQRMKRPLQQTMQQQNNASVKQRRMDVLLPDRNEDADCHVIAQQKRNDGLPVIQNVQGATTQQTSRNDSTIHLTDSITLSVRQPAQIQNTSNQGGKKSDAKAVANVLAARALNLNSAISIIPTSSQRKQQEQGQFAVPQNKQNKSPINDQVERPPRPPTVDLTQDTPPQIPVVRRGRPPRALLTCQVCDKNFQNSDMLTQHMATHRTTSKLLHRCNLCPAQYPTVQALTTHKQAYHKEVDTVAQNGGTELALPVVDLKSPHVLNRLANLGIQSYIPLSQLSAQTGGYFGLPIITIDGARNTSTCNLGALGATSILSLGPLKHISNG from the exons ATGGTACGCGGTACGCGATGTTCGTATCCCCGATCACGGCGCCCGACGGGATCGTACATCGAGGATAAGCCGATGTTGATAACAATGTCC gaatttaaattttctgcaaaaaatAAGATCTATAAGGACGGCGCTGTGGAGCTGTTGCAAAATTTCG ACGTGAGTGAGGGCACTCCCAAATCGTCGGACGACAGCCTGAGTGGTCAGCAACTGGTGGATTGCGACATTTGCGGCGAGCGTTTCACCTCGAAGAAGCCGCTGCGCGTCCACATTAACACCCACCTGAGAAAACTGCGTATTGTCCTCAAGAGAGTGGCAAACCCGAAAGTGGTAAAGGTGAAGAAGGACACGTACTGGTTGGATCCCGAGAAGACTGGCTCGTTGAAGCTGACCCTGAAGAAGCAAAGCGTAGCCGATTCCTTGAAGCTCACCCTGAAGAAATCCTCGGAATCGGAAGATTTCACCGTAGTGAACAACAATTTTTACCCGGTCATTAAGTACTATCAGGAGAGAGACGTGGCAGGTGCTAAGGAAAATGATCCGAGAGGCGACAAGGCAGCGGAGAACTCGATCAACGAACCTTTTGAGAACGTGATGGTGGATCAACAA GATGATTACGACAGCGCCAAGTTGGACACCGACCCTCACAATCCTCTGGAAGAGAATGAAAGACCGTCCGCAGATATCAACGAGAGTGACTCTGATGTAGGGAGTGATATGGCAAATCCGTCTGAGAAGGACGATCAGAATGTCGATGATGCACAAAGTACCGATAACTTTGACAATTCCGAGAAAAGGCTTTCGGAAACCGAAGATCACGAGGAAACGGATGCTTTGGAAGCGACCTGCAGGGAAACTAttgaaaacttgaaaaaacTCGGCGAACAGTCAAG cTCCAGGTCAGCTAGTCAACTGGTCGACAGTTCATCGgtggaagaagaagatgaCAGAAGCCACGAAGCCAGCATGATACATAATCTCGAGCAGAATCCTTCCATCAGCATTAATCCGAAGTCTTTCACATTTTCCAATCATGCAACCGAACGCGACAATGAAGATAAGAACAGGGAGTCAACTGACGCATCACAGACACAAGGTTTTAACTGGAATCAACTGTCTGCCGATTTATCAAACAAAAGCAATGAAGATTTCAACAAGGAAGATAGCGAACACCAGGGAGATAACGATGCGAACATGGACAACGCTGGATCAATTTTGCAGAGTTTTCTCATCGAACATCAGAGGCGTAATCCGAACGAGGTGTCGTTGTCGAATAATATGTCGTCCGGCGAAACGGCAGAATATGTGCCCCTTGAGAAATTGGCGGAGACCGTCAATACGTGTCGTGTCTGTAATGAGAAATTCAAGGACATCGCGCATCTGGATGAGCATCGTAGCAAAGCCGGTCACTATCAGTGCAATATACCAGAATGCGCCAATCTCATCTTTCATTCAACGATGGAAGTGTCGATACATCGGGCACAAGTACACGGTACCCCACTCTCCCCGAGCGTGAGCCAATTGTCGCCTCATCATTTGCCGTCGAACACAAATACATCACATTTGGGCCAAACCACACATTCGCCTCATGCCATTTCCGTTACACCGGTGGAGGTATCATCGACAAATGGTTCACATCACCTCAGTAGGACTTCACCCTTAACGTCGCCGCATCAGACGAATTCACCGACATATAATGCGGCGGTAGCAGCAGCGGCAGCGGGCGGTTCTACTGGCCAGCAAATGCAAATACCGCCGGTAAACTTTGAACAACTACCACCACCCGTACAACAACTGGCCCAGCAAGTGCAGCGTATGCCTCTTCCACAGACGCAAATGCCCCCTAGTCTTCCTCCAGGAGCCAACACCATGATACCTGCACCAAATTATTTCGTACAACCGCCAGGACGACCACCGTTGTACAGAGTACCTGGTCCACAAGGTATACAAGGTATACACTATCCACCGCACATGGCGCACTTGTATCAATATGGACCGAATCCATATTCTCAAATAGCGCCTCCACAAATGCATCCCCAAATGCCTCAGCCAGTTCCACGGGGGCAACGATATCCGTCGGCATCTGTTGTTCAAAACAGCAG GGCGCCACGATTACCACAAGCTACCGGTCCAGTTCCTCGCCAGCGTATGAAAAGGCCCCTGCAACAGACTATGCAGCAACAAAATAACGCTTCTGTCAAACAAAGGCGTATGGATGTTCTATTGCCTGATAGAAACGAAGATGCAGACTGCCATGTCATAGCTCAACAGAAGAGAAATGACGGATTGCCTGTTATTCAAAATGTTCAGGGAGCCACCACGCAGCAAACCAGTAGAAACGATTCTACGATACATCTCACAGATTCAATCACTTTAAGTGTTCGGCAACCTG CTCAAATCCAGAACACGTCAAACCAGGGGGGGAAGAAATCCGACGCCAAGGCAGTTGCAAATGTCCTCGCGGCTCGAG CGCTCAATCTGAATTCTGCTATTTCTATCATACCAACTAGTTCACAAAGAAAGCAACAAGAACAAGGGCAGTTTGCTGTTCCGCAAAACAAGCAAAACAAATCGCCAATCAATGACCAAGTTGAGCGACCGCCGAGACCGCCAACCGTGGATCTTACGCAGGATACTCCACCACAGATACCAGTGGTTAGACGAGGTCGGCCACCCAG AGCATTATTAACATGTCAAGTATGCGataaaaactttcaaaattcAGATATGTTGACGCAACATATGGCGACTCATCGAACGACCAGCAAACTGCTTCACAG GTGCAACCTCTGTCCAGCTCAATATCCCACAGTTCAGGCGTTGACAACGCACAAGCAGGCTTACCACAAAGAAGTTGATACCGTGGCACAAAACGGAGGCACGGAATTGGCTTTGCCGGTCGTGGATTTAAAGTCGCCGCATGTCCTAAATCGCTTGGCAAATTTGGGTATTCAAAGCTACATACCGTTGTCGCAGCTAAGTGCTCAAACTGGTGGTTACTTCGGCTTACCGATCATCACGATCGACGGCGCGAGAAATACGAGCACCTGCAATCTGGGTGCGCTTGGTGCTACCTCCATATTAAGTCTTGGTCCTCTTAAGCATATATCAAACGGGTAA